In a genomic window of Mycolicibacillus parakoreensis:
- the ruvA gene encoding Holliday junction branch migration protein RuvA, translating into MIASVRGEVLQIALDHAVIEAAGVGYQVNATPATLSTLRRGAEARLVTALIVREDSQTLYGFPDLEHRDLFVTLLSVSGIGPKIALATLAVHDAAALRQALADGDIAALTRVPGVGKRSAERMVLELRDKVGAVPSSGEPAAADAHTVRAPVVEALVGLGFAAKQAEGATDRVLAGWRDDPEAVTTSSALRAALSLLGKK; encoded by the coding sequence ATGATCGCCTCGGTGCGCGGCGAGGTGCTCCAGATCGCGCTGGACCACGCGGTCATCGAGGCCGCCGGGGTCGGCTACCAGGTCAACGCCACCCCGGCGACGCTGTCGACGCTGCGCCGCGGTGCCGAGGCCCGCCTGGTCACCGCGCTGATCGTGCGGGAGGACTCCCAGACCCTCTATGGGTTCCCCGACCTCGAACACCGCGACCTGTTCGTCACCCTGCTGTCGGTGTCGGGGATCGGACCGAAGATCGCGCTGGCCACCCTGGCGGTGCACGACGCGGCGGCGCTGCGCCAAGCCTTGGCCGACGGAGACATCGCCGCGTTGACCCGGGTTCCCGGGGTCGGAAAACGCAGCGCCGAACGGATGGTGCTGGAGTTGCGCGACAAGGTCGGCGCCGTACCCAGCTCCGGGGAGCCCGCCGCCGCGGATGCGCACACCGTGCGCGCCCCGGTGGTGGAAGCCCTTGTCGGCCTGGGTTTCGCGGCCAAACAGGCGGAGGGCGCCACCGACCGGGTGTTGGCCGGTTGGCGCGACGATCCCGAGGCCGTCACCACCTCCAGTGCGCTGCGCGCCGCGCTGTCGCTGTTGGGGAAGAAATGA
- the ruvC gene encoding crossover junction endodeoxyribonuclease RuvC, whose product MRAVRVMGVDPGLTRCGLSVVEGGQGRAVIALDVDVVRTPAAEPVHRRLLAISDAVDHWLDTHHPDVVAVERVFANANANTAMGTAQAAGVIALAAARRGVDVHFHTPSEVKAAVTGNGRADKAQVTAMVTRILQLQQKPTPADAADALALAICHCWRAPMIARMAAAEALAAEQRKKYQARLKAARA is encoded by the coding sequence ATGCGTGCGGTACGGGTGATGGGCGTCGACCCCGGGTTGACCCGCTGCGGTCTGTCGGTCGTCGAGGGCGGCCAGGGCCGGGCGGTCATCGCCCTCGACGTCGACGTGGTGCGCACGCCCGCGGCCGAGCCGGTGCACCGGCGCCTGCTGGCCATCAGCGACGCCGTCGACCACTGGCTCGACACCCATCACCCCGACGTGGTCGCGGTGGAGCGGGTGTTCGCCAACGCCAACGCCAACACCGCGATGGGCACCGCCCAGGCCGCCGGGGTGATCGCGCTGGCGGCGGCCCGCCGCGGCGTCGACGTGCACTTCCATACGCCCAGCGAGGTGAAGGCCGCGGTCACCGGCAACGGTCGTGCCGATAAGGCGCAGGTCACCGCGATGGTGACCCGAATCCTGCAGCTCCAGCAGAAGCCCACCCCGGCCGACGCGGCCGACGCCCTGGCGTTGGCGATCTGCCACTGCTGGCGTGCCCCGATGATCGCCCGGATGGCCGCGGCCGAGGCATTGGCCGCCGAGCAGCGCAAGAAGTATCAGGCCCGGTTGAAGGCGGCGCGGGCATGA
- a CDS encoding CbbQ/NirQ/NorQ/GpvN family protein yields MSTDTYYANGSEIRLFEQAYRRRLPVMLTGPTGCGKTRLVEHMGVLLDRPVVTISCHDDLTSSDLVGRFMVTGGDVVWTDGPLTRAVKTGAICYLDEVVEARHDSLAVLHSLTDHRRALYLDRAGEVVNAPATFMLVCSYNPAYRSSLKELKPSFRQRFVTLPMTYLPPDREAGVIVAETGIEAATARRLVDCATAIRTADEAFHFEPPSTRVLVTAAGLITAGATESEAAEACILAPLSTDGAVTDGLREVAAASLR; encoded by the coding sequence ATGAGCACCGACACCTACTACGCCAACGGCAGCGAGATCCGGCTGTTCGAGCAGGCATACCGACGCCGGCTGCCGGTCATGCTCACCGGGCCCACCGGCTGCGGCAAAACCCGCCTGGTGGAGCACATGGGGGTGTTGCTCGACCGCCCGGTGGTCACCATCAGCTGCCACGACGATCTGACCAGCTCCGACCTCGTCGGCCGGTTCATGGTGACCGGCGGTGACGTGGTGTGGACCGACGGGCCGCTGACCCGGGCGGTCAAGACCGGCGCCATCTGCTACCTCGACGAGGTGGTCGAGGCCCGCCACGACTCGCTGGCGGTGCTGCACTCGCTGACCGACCATCGCCGGGCGCTGTATCTGGACCGGGCCGGGGAGGTGGTGAATGCGCCGGCGACCTTCATGCTGGTGTGTTCCTACAACCCCGCGTATCGCAGCTCGCTCAAGGAGCTCAAACCGTCGTTTCGGCAACGGTTCGTCACGCTGCCGATGACCTACCTGCCACCGGACCGGGAGGCCGGGGTCATCGTCGCCGAGACCGGGATCGAGGCGGCGACGGCCCGGCGCCTGGTCGACTGCGCGACCGCGATCCGCACCGCCGACGAAGCGTTTCACTTCGAGCCGCCGTCCACCCGGGTGCTGGTCACCGCAGCCGGGCTGATCACTGCTGGTGCAACCGAATCCGAGGCCGCCGAGGCGTGCATCCTGGCGCCGCTGTCCACCGACGGAGCTGTCACCGACGGGCTCCGTGAAGTCGCCGCGGCCAGTCTGCGGTAG
- a CDS encoding nitric oxide reductase activation protein NorD, which produces MTQPCDAHAGALERSYALTAVALSAHRRDGARLVTGAKRAFGLNTAMRLVLVPHPAVGPQWTRRTMTCGVALQCAPSKERLAGYRLHPLSARELRALALIEAAVAAGWVAEHWPGLLPELRRALPDLALADPDTEAEAMLDAAFALADSAAPLAVPALVGRLPAAHTAPQTLTEKLRRSLGRLPWTSAERRRPRPYSVPVGGDGGVRNPNLPPPSRPEDDDLEVGPDQRPGIPYPEWNAWTQRFLPDHVAVVERARGAGAGGGAPLSADLRKWFEEHTRRTMTSGREDGADLDVDQYVRYHIDVMTGRAAQPRVFRDLTPSDRDVATALLLDGSSSLGVHGGRVFRLELACADALSRAMTQARERHGIFVFTGNTRHRVEVTCLKDFTERRFVPPGAQGLVTGGYTRLGAPLRHLTSRLLAQPCERRLLLVIGDGLISDEGYEGRYAWADTAHAVSEANDAGVSVYYVGVGPTRVDPLPEVFGARRSQRIRQVQDLPRVLAHVHRELVLA; this is translated from the coding sequence ATGACTCAACCGTGTGACGCGCACGCCGGCGCACTCGAACGCAGCTACGCACTGACCGCGGTCGCGCTCAGCGCTCACCGCCGCGACGGCGCCCGCCTGGTGACCGGCGCGAAGCGCGCCTTCGGGCTCAACACCGCGATGCGCCTGGTGCTCGTGCCCCACCCGGCGGTGGGCCCGCAGTGGACCCGGCGCACCATGACCTGCGGTGTCGCCCTGCAGTGCGCGCCGTCCAAGGAGCGCTTGGCCGGCTACCGGCTGCACCCCTTGAGCGCCCGCGAGCTGCGGGCGCTGGCCCTCATCGAAGCGGCGGTCGCGGCCGGCTGGGTCGCGGAACACTGGCCCGGACTGCTTCCCGAACTGCGCCGGGCGCTGCCCGACCTGGCGCTCGCCGACCCCGACACCGAGGCCGAGGCGATGCTCGACGCGGCGTTCGCCCTGGCCGACAGCGCCGCGCCGCTGGCGGTCCCCGCGCTGGTGGGAAGGCTGCCCGCCGCGCACACCGCACCGCAGACGCTGACCGAGAAACTGCGGCGCAGCCTGGGGCGGCTGCCGTGGACCAGTGCCGAGCGGCGTCGGCCCCGCCCGTATTCGGTGCCGGTCGGCGGCGACGGCGGGGTGCGCAACCCGAACCTGCCCCCGCCGAGCAGGCCGGAGGACGACGACCTCGAGGTCGGCCCGGATCAACGCCCCGGGATCCCGTACCCGGAGTGGAACGCCTGGACCCAGCGGTTCCTGCCGGACCACGTCGCGGTGGTGGAGAGGGCGCGGGGCGCCGGGGCCGGCGGGGGCGCGCCGCTTTCCGCGGACCTGCGCAAGTGGTTCGAGGAGCACACTCGCCGGACCATGACCAGCGGCAGGGAGGACGGCGCCGACCTCGACGTCGACCAATACGTCCGGTACCACATCGACGTGATGACCGGGCGCGCCGCCCAACCCCGGGTGTTCCGGGATCTGACACCCAGCGACCGGGACGTGGCCACCGCACTGCTGCTCGACGGCAGCTCGTCGCTGGGGGTGCACGGCGGGCGGGTGTTCCGGCTGGAGTTGGCCTGCGCCGACGCCCTGTCGCGCGCGATGACCCAGGCCCGGGAGCGCCACGGGATCTTCGTGTTCACCGGCAACACCCGCCACCGGGTCGAGGTCACCTGCCTGAAGGACTTCACCGAGCGCCGGTTCGTGCCCCCGGGCGCGCAGGGCCTGGTGACCGGCGGCTACACCCGGCTCGGCGCCCCGCTGCGTCACCTGACCAGTCGCCTGTTGGCGCAGCCCTGCGAACGGCGGCTGCTGCTGGTGATCGGCGACGGCCTGATCTCCGACGAAGGCTACGAGGGCCGTTACGCCTGGGCCGACACTGCGCACGCGGTGTCCGAGGCGAACGACGCTGGGGTGTCGGTCTACTACGTCGGTGTCGGTCCGACCCGGGTCGACCCGCTGCCGGAGGTGTTCGGTGCCCGCCGCTCCCAACGCATCCGACAGGTGCAGGACCTGCCCCGGGTGCTCGCCCACGTCCATCGCGAACTCGTCCTCGCCTGA
- a CDS encoding TetR/AcrR family transcriptional regulator, which translates to MTAPEKVTTRGARRMRTRQRILGAAIAEFQRMGMADAEVDTITRAAGVAHGTFYFHFPTKGHVLLAVEQREETRIADAFSRYLHGPHDLVGALTEVAGHVMGLQRQLGPKLFKELLALHFSQSRPESDDWSDHRLIVLLVGEIERARGRGAVHPEVDAFYSAMFFLLGIYGALSAVDRPEIGERVLAALVAAAVRGIEAR; encoded by the coding sequence ATGACGGCACCGGAGAAGGTCACGACGCGGGGCGCACGGCGGATGCGGACCCGCCAGCGCATCCTGGGCGCGGCGATCGCCGAGTTCCAGCGGATGGGCATGGCCGACGCCGAGGTGGACACCATCACGAGGGCGGCCGGCGTCGCACACGGCACCTTCTACTTCCACTTCCCGACCAAGGGCCACGTGCTGCTGGCCGTCGAGCAGCGGGAGGAAACGCGGATCGCCGACGCATTCAGCCGCTACCTGCACGGCCCGCACGATCTGGTGGGGGCGCTGACCGAGGTGGCCGGCCACGTAATGGGCCTGCAGCGTCAGCTGGGCCCGAAGCTGTTCAAAGAGCTGTTGGCACTGCACTTCTCGCAGTCGCGGCCGGAGAGCGACGACTGGAGCGACCATCGGCTGATCGTGCTGCTGGTCGGCGAGATCGAACGCGCCCGCGGCCGGGGCGCGGTGCACCCCGAGGTCGACGCGTTCTACAGCGCGATGTTCTTCCTGCTGGGGATCTACGGCGCGCTGAGCGCCGTCGACCGACCGGAGATCGGTGAACGCGTTCTGGCCGCACTGGTCGCCGCGGCCGTGCGCGGCATCGAGGCCCGGTGA
- a CDS encoding TetR/AcrR family transcriptional regulator — protein sequence MDAAVAERPSAREAKRLQTRERLMGAAIAEFQRAGMAEADIGAIVAAAGVAHSTFFFHFPTKEHVLLELEGREEGRIAKALTQFLDTPRDLGTALNEAVRLLQGLERRLGDVLFKDFLALHFSQTRPVGEGVQDHPVVVLVAEQIEQARVAGDLDPEVDAFNGAVFFLLGLYALLITTNDWPTRDSLVADYVTRTLRGLQRPS from the coding sequence ATGGACGCTGCTGTGGCCGAGCGACCGTCGGCGCGGGAGGCCAAGCGCCTGCAGACCCGTGAGCGGCTGATGGGTGCCGCGATCGCCGAGTTCCAACGGGCCGGGATGGCCGAGGCCGACATCGGTGCCATCGTGGCCGCCGCCGGTGTCGCGCACAGCACCTTCTTCTTCCATTTCCCCACCAAGGAGCACGTGCTGCTGGAACTGGAGGGCCGCGAGGAGGGGCGCATCGCCAAAGCGCTCACCCAGTTCCTCGACACGCCGCGGGATCTGGGCACGGCGCTCAACGAGGCGGTGCGGCTGCTTCAGGGCCTGGAACGCCGGCTCGGCGACGTGTTGTTCAAAGACTTTCTGGCCCTGCATTTCTCCCAGACCCGGCCGGTCGGAGAAGGGGTCCAGGACCACCCCGTGGTGGTGCTCGTCGCTGAACAGATCGAGCAGGCGCGTGTGGCCGGTGACCTGGACCCCGAGGTCGACGCCTTCAACGGCGCCGTGTTCTTCCTGCTGGGTCTGTACGCGCTGTTGATCACCACCAACGATTGGCCGACCCGCGACAGCCTTGTGGCCGACTACGTGACCCGGACGTTGCGCGGCCTGCAACGCCCGAGCTGA
- a CDS encoding YebC/PmpR family DNA-binding transcriptional regulator has protein sequence MSGHSKWATTKHKKAVIDARRGKMFARLIKNIEVAARIGGGDPGGNPTLYDAIQKAKKSSVPNDNIERARKRGAGEEGGGAHWENVTYEGYGPNGVAVLIECLTDNRNRAASEVRVAMTRNGGTMADPGSVAYLFTRKGIVTLDKNGLTEDDVLTAVLEAGAEDVTDLGDAFEVISEPGDLVAVRTALQDAGIDYDSAEAGFQPSVTVPVDVDGARKILKLVDALEDADDVQDVYTNIDIPDEVAAALDAE, from the coding sequence ATGAGCGGCCATTCCAAGTGGGCGACCACGAAACACAAAAAGGCCGTCATCGATGCACGCCGCGGCAAGATGTTCGCCCGGCTGATCAAGAACATCGAGGTCGCGGCACGCATCGGTGGCGGTGACCCGGGGGGGAACCCGACGCTGTACGACGCCATTCAGAAGGCGAAGAAGTCCTCGGTGCCCAACGACAACATCGAGCGGGCCCGCAAACGCGGCGCCGGCGAAGAGGGCGGCGGCGCCCACTGGGAGAACGTCACCTACGAGGGGTACGGGCCCAACGGGGTGGCGGTGCTCATCGAGTGCCTCACCGACAACCGCAACCGGGCCGCCAGCGAGGTCCGGGTGGCGATGACCCGCAACGGCGGCACCATGGCCGACCCGGGCTCGGTGGCCTACCTGTTCACCCGCAAGGGGATCGTCACCCTGGACAAGAACGGGCTGACCGAGGACGACGTGCTCACCGCCGTGCTGGAGGCCGGCGCCGAGGATGTCACCGACCTCGGGGACGCGTTCGAGGTGATCAGCGAGCCCGGGGACCTGGTGGCCGTGCGCACCGCGCTGCAGGACGCCGGCATCGACTACGACTCCGCCGAGGCGGGATTCCAACCGTCGGTGACCGTGCCGGTCGACGTCGACGGGGCGCGCAAGATCCTCAAGCTGGTCGACGCGCTGGAGGACGCCGACGACGTGCAGGACGTCTACACCAACATCGACATCCCCGACGAGGTGGCCGCCGCACTCGACGCCGAATAG
- a CDS encoding M15 family metallopeptidase, giving the protein MRATGPRRAVPAAVLAVLLSVSAAVAVGCAASRAVPPPAAPPVPPPAAPPTPPSPGSPAPAEVTTVDAAELGRSWAPGCPVGPEQLRRVTVSHLGLDNDTHRGELIVHRDVVDQVIAIFADLHRIGYPIEKMRNVAHYPGADDEASMRDNNTSAFNCRRIPGSGDWALHAYGRAIDVNPLLNPYLDGDGVQPGNAEVFLDRDRIDPGLLHDGDPAVRAFTDRGWRWGGHWRSPIDYQHFELP; this is encoded by the coding sequence ATGCGCGCGACCGGGCCACGCCGGGCCGTGCCGGCAGCGGTACTGGCGGTGCTGTTGTCGGTCAGCGCGGCGGTCGCGGTGGGCTGCGCCGCGAGTCGCGCGGTCCCCCCGCCGGCGGCGCCACCGGTGCCCCCGCCCGCCGCGCCCCCGACACCGCCGTCTCCGGGGTCTCCGGCGCCCGCGGAGGTCACCACGGTCGACGCCGCCGAGTTGGGGCGGAGCTGGGCGCCCGGCTGCCCGGTCGGCCCCGAGCAGCTGCGCCGGGTCACCGTCAGCCACCTGGGCTTGGACAACGACACCCACCGCGGGGAGCTGATCGTCCACCGCGACGTCGTCGACCAGGTCATCGCGATCTTCGCCGACCTGCACCGCATCGGGTATCCGATCGAGAAGATGCGCAACGTCGCGCACTATCCCGGCGCCGACGACGAGGCCTCGATGCGCGACAACAACACCTCGGCGTTCAACTGCCGGCGCATCCCCGGCTCGGGCGACTGGGCGCTGCACGCCTACGGCCGGGCGATCGACGTCAACCCGCTGCTCAACCCCTACCTCGACGGCGACGGGGTGCAGCCGGGCAACGCCGAGGTGTTTTTGGACCGTGACCGCATCGACCCGGGCCTGCTGCACGACGGGGACCCGGCGGTGCGCGCGTTCACCGACCGCGGCTGGCGCTGGGGTGGGCATTGGCGCTCGCCGATCGACTACCAGCACTTTGAGCTGCCGTGA
- a CDS encoding ABC1 kinase family protein — protein MADIRRGAFRRATKLAGLPAGVAGRAALGVGKRMTGKSRDEVNAEMLERAADELFNVLGELKGGAMKVGQALSVMEAAIPPQFAEPFREALVKLQAEAPPLPAAKVHRVLDGQLGTRWRDRFESFDDTAVASASIGQVHRGVWKDGRRVAVKIQYPGADEALRADLKLIKRFSWVFKQLAPGADVDRLVNEIHDTLEAELDYRQEADNQRAFAKAYADDDKFLVPLVVASAPKVIVSEWAEGRRLSAIIAEGTQQERDEACARLLEFTVSSPARAGLVHADPHPGNFMIMADGRLGVIDFGAVAAHPGGVPPEFGELLCCGRDERWDDVIRLLKQLKFMPQHYELTADQLVEYLGPLWAYIDPLRAGEFHFTRAWFQRSALATTDPFNEGFNDRFKMARQLTIPAGYVMLLRTLGGLLGVAVQLDATVDYAALIERWVPGFFPPGGTPASAQTGGDSDPVSAP, from the coding sequence ATGGCAGACATCAGGCGAGGAGCATTCCGGCGCGCCACCAAGCTGGCCGGGCTGCCGGCCGGGGTGGCCGGACGCGCAGCGCTGGGCGTGGGTAAACGCATGACCGGCAAGTCCCGCGACGAAGTCAACGCGGAGATGTTGGAGCGGGCCGCCGACGAGCTGTTCAACGTGCTCGGCGAGCTCAAGGGCGGCGCGATGAAGGTCGGCCAGGCGTTGTCGGTGATGGAGGCGGCGATCCCGCCGCAGTTCGCCGAACCGTTCCGCGAGGCGCTGGTCAAACTGCAGGCCGAGGCCCCGCCGCTGCCGGCGGCCAAGGTGCACCGGGTGCTCGACGGCCAGTTGGGCACCCGCTGGCGGGACCGCTTCGAGTCGTTCGACGACACCGCGGTCGCCTCGGCCAGCATCGGCCAGGTGCACCGGGGGGTGTGGAAAGACGGCCGGCGGGTCGCGGTCAAAATCCAATATCCCGGCGCCGACGAGGCGCTGCGCGCCGACCTCAAGCTGATCAAGCGGTTCTCCTGGGTCTTCAAGCAACTCGCGCCCGGCGCCGACGTGGATCGGCTGGTCAACGAGATCCACGACACCCTCGAAGCCGAACTGGACTACCGCCAGGAGGCCGACAACCAGCGGGCGTTCGCCAAGGCCTACGCCGACGACGACAAGTTCCTGGTGCCGTTGGTGGTGGCCAGCGCCCCGAAGGTGATCGTCTCGGAGTGGGCCGAGGGCCGGCGGCTCTCGGCGATCATCGCCGAGGGCACCCAGCAGGAACGTGACGAAGCCTGCGCCCGGCTGCTGGAATTCACGGTCAGCTCGCCGGCGCGCGCGGGATTGGTCCACGCCGACCCGCACCCCGGCAACTTCATGATCATGGCCGACGGCCGCCTCGGTGTCATCGACTTCGGTGCGGTGGCCGCGCACCCCGGCGGTGTCCCGCCGGAGTTCGGCGAGCTGCTGTGCTGCGGCCGCGACGAACGCTGGGACGACGTGATCCGGCTGCTCAAGCAGCTCAAGTTCATGCCGCAGCACTACGAGCTCACCGCCGACCAACTCGTCGAGTACCTCGGGCCGCTGTGGGCCTACATCGACCCGCTGCGTGCCGGGGAGTTCCATTTCACCCGGGCGTGGTTCCAGCGGTCGGCGCTGGCGACCACCGACCCGTTCAACGAGGGATTCAACGACCGGTTCAAGATGGCCCGCCAGTTGACGATCCCGGCCGGCTACGTGATGCTGCTGCGCACGCTGGGCGGCCTGCTCGGGGTCGCGGTGCAACTCGACGCCACCGTCGACTACGCGGCGCTGATCGAGCGGTGGGTGCCCGGGTTCTTCCCGCCCGGGGGGACCCCGGCGAGCGCGCAGACCGGTGGCGACTCCGACCCGGTGTCGGCGCCCTAG
- the pdxT gene encoding pyridoxal 5'-phosphate synthase glutaminase subunit PdxT has protein sequence MRPPRIGVLALQGDVREHLQALSTVGADPVAVRRRAELDAVDGLILPGGESTTISYLLDESGLADPLRARLADGMPAYGACAGMILLATEILDAGSGPRVAVALGGIDMTVRRNAFGRQVDSFEDYLSVTGLDGPVHAVFIRAPWVERVGPDVTVLARAAGHPVAVRHGAVLATSFHPEVTADRRIHELFVALVTGRA, from the coding sequence GTGAGGCCACCGCGCATCGGTGTGCTGGCCCTGCAGGGTGATGTCCGGGAGCATCTGCAGGCGCTGAGCACCGTCGGCGCCGACCCGGTCGCGGTGCGGCGGCGGGCCGAACTCGACGCCGTCGACGGGCTGATCCTGCCCGGCGGGGAGTCGACCACGATCAGCTATCTGCTCGACGAATCGGGGTTGGCCGATCCGCTGCGCGCACGGCTGGCCGACGGGATGCCGGCCTACGGCGCCTGTGCGGGGATGATCCTGCTGGCCACCGAGATCCTCGACGCGGGCAGCGGCCCGCGGGTGGCGGTTGCGCTCGGGGGCATCGACATGACGGTGCGGCGCAATGCGTTCGGTCGCCAGGTCGACTCCTTCGAGGACTACTTGAGCGTCACCGGTCTCGACGGGCCGGTCCACGCGGTGTTCATCCGGGCGCCGTGGGTGGAGCGGGTCGGGCCCGATGTGACGGTGCTGGCGCGCGCCGCCGGACACCCGGTGGCGGTGCGCCACGGAGCGGTGCTGGCCACCTCGTTTCACCCGGAGGTGACCGCCGATCGGCGCATCCACGAGCTGTTCGTCGCCCTGGTGACCGGGCGCGCCTGA
- a CDS encoding acyl-CoA thioesterase, whose protein sequence is MSIELILDLEQLEVNIYRGGVFGSSEHFQRTFGGHVAGQALVSAVRTVDARYRVHSLHGHFLRPGDAKAPTVFLVERVRDGGSFCTRRVTAIQHGQTIFHMSASFQVPQEGICHQDVMPAAPDPENLPGLDGMKSFDHDSFKVFDEWELRHVPHEELTVIPGLAARQQVWFRHREPLPDDPVLHICALAYMSDLTLLGTSWSVHPGVREDLQVASLDHAMWFLRPFRADEWLLYDQTSPSAGGGRALAQGKIFSRDGAMVAATMQEGLTRYPHGSAPR, encoded by the coding sequence TTGTCGATCGAGCTGATCCTCGACCTCGAGCAGCTCGAGGTCAACATCTACCGGGGCGGTGTGTTCGGTTCCTCGGAGCATTTCCAGCGCACCTTCGGCGGGCATGTCGCCGGTCAGGCGCTGGTCTCCGCGGTGCGCACGGTGGACGCGCGCTACCGGGTGCATTCGCTGCACGGGCATTTCCTGCGCCCCGGTGACGCCAAGGCGCCGACCGTGTTCCTGGTCGAGCGGGTCCGCGACGGCGGCTCGTTCTGCACCCGACGGGTCACCGCGATCCAGCACGGGCAGACCATTTTCCACATGTCGGCGTCGTTTCAGGTCCCCCAGGAGGGCATCTGCCACCAAGACGTCATGCCGGCCGCGCCGGATCCGGAGAACCTGCCCGGCCTCGACGGCATGAAGTCGTTCGACCACGACAGCTTCAAGGTGTTCGACGAGTGGGAGCTGCGCCACGTGCCCCACGAGGAGCTGACCGTGATCCCGGGGCTGGCCGCCCGCCAGCAGGTGTGGTTCCGGCACCGCGAACCGCTGCCCGACGACCCCGTGCTGCACATCTGCGCGCTGGCCTACATGAGCGACCTCACCCTGCTGGGCACCTCGTGGTCGGTGCACCCCGGGGTGCGGGAGGATCTGCAGGTGGCGTCGCTGGACCACGCGATGTGGTTCCTGCGGCCTTTTCGCGCCGACGAGTGGCTGCTGTACGACCAGACCTCGCCGTCGGCCGGCGGGGGCCGGGCCCTGGCCCAGGGCAAGATCTTCAGCCGGGACGGAGCCATGGTCGCCGCCACCATGCAGGAGGGCCTGACCCGGTACCCGCACGGGTCCGCGCCGCGGTGA
- the pdxS gene encoding pyridoxal 5'-phosphate synthase lyase subunit PdxS codes for MDSAARNGSGAGAETGTARVKRGMAEMLKGGVIMDVVTPEQARIAEGAGAVAVMALERVPADIRAEGGVSRMSDPDMVESIVAAVSIPVMAKVRIGHFVEAQILQSLGVDFIDESEVLTPADYTHHVDKWQFTVPFVCGATNLGEALRRITEGAAMIRSKGEAGTGDVSNATGHMRAIGGQIRRLSSLSEDELFVAAKELQAPHELVAEVARAGKLPVTLFTAGGIATPADAAMMMQLGAEGVFVGSGIFKSGDPGARAAAIVKATTFYNDPDVLARVSRGLGEAMVGINVESLAAPHRLAERGW; via the coding sequence GTGGACAGTGCAGCGCGCAACGGCTCGGGCGCCGGCGCAGAGACCGGCACGGCGCGCGTCAAGCGCGGCATGGCCGAGATGCTCAAGGGCGGGGTGATCATGGACGTGGTCACCCCCGAGCAGGCCCGAATCGCCGAAGGTGCCGGTGCGGTGGCGGTGATGGCGCTGGAGCGGGTTCCCGCCGACATCCGTGCCGAGGGCGGGGTGTCGCGGATGAGTGATCCGGACATGGTCGAGAGCATCGTCGCGGCGGTGTCGATCCCGGTGATGGCCAAGGTGCGGATCGGGCACTTCGTCGAGGCGCAGATCCTGCAGAGTCTCGGGGTGGATTTCATCGACGAGTCCGAGGTGCTCACCCCGGCCGATTACACCCATCATGTCGACAAATGGCAGTTCACCGTGCCGTTCGTGTGTGGGGCGACCAACCTGGGGGAGGCGCTGCGCCGAATCACCGAGGGCGCGGCGATGATTCGATCCAAGGGCGAGGCCGGCACCGGGGACGTGTCCAACGCCACCGGCCACATGCGGGCGATCGGTGGGCAGATCCGCCGGTTGTCGTCGCTGAGCGAGGACGAGTTGTTCGTGGCGGCCAAGGAGCTGCAGGCGCCGCATGAGTTGGTCGCCGAGGTGGCGCGGGCCGGCAAGTTGCCGGTGACGTTGTTCACCGCCGGCGGGATCGCCACGCCGGCGGATGCGGCGATGATGATGCAACTGGGTGCCGAGGGGGTGTTCGTCGGCTCGGGGATCTTCAAATCCGGTGATCCGGGCGCCCGGGCGGCCGCCATCGTCAAGGCCACCACGTTCTACAACGACCCCGACGTGTTGGCCCGGGTCTCGCGCGGGCTGGGCGAGGCCATGGTCGGCATCAACGTCGAAAGCCTCGCCGCGCCGCACCGGCTCGCCGAGCGCGGCTGGTAA